The sequence AGGCTGCCCTAGTAGGGCACGCTGAGGGTAAATACTCTGTGGAGGGGACATTATGAAGGTTGCAGAGGTCCGCCACATTCTGGATACCATTGGAGACTTGTTCCCTGATGCACATTGTGAATTGAACCACAGCAACGCTTTCGAGCTAACGATAGCGGTGTTGTTATCGGCTCAATGTACGGACGTAATGGTGAACAAAGTGACCGAGGATTTGTTCCAAAAGTATAAAGCCCCCCGTGACTACATTTCAGTACCCATCGAGGAACTGGAGGGGGATATCCGGCGTATCGGTTTATACCGCAATAAAGCCAAACATATTCAAAGCCTCTGCTCTATACTCATAGAGCAGTACGGTGGCGAAGTGCCACAAGCACATGATTTACTTGTGACATTGCCAGGTGTCGGTCGTAAGACTGCAAATGTTGTAGTTTCTAATGCTTTTGGTGTTCCTGCTA comes from Paenibacillus sp. 19GGS1-52 and encodes:
- the nth gene encoding endonuclease III — encoded protein: MKVAEVRHILDTIGDLFPDAHCELNHSNAFELTIAVLLSAQCTDVMVNKVTEDLFQKYKAPRDYISVPIEELEGDIRRIGLYRNKAKHIQSLCSILIEQYGGEVPQAHDLLVTLPGVGRKTANVVVSNAFGVPAIAVDTHVERVAKRLALAGWKDSVLEVEKKLMKVVPREEWTLTHHRLIFFGRYHCKSQNPKCQICPLLDVCREGKKRMKTAVIRKDKEHMPRN